In the genome of Rhodamnia argentea isolate NSW1041297 chromosome 3, ASM2092103v1, whole genome shotgun sequence, one region contains:
- the LOC125314120 gene encoding B3 domain-containing protein At2g33720-like, with product MDYSACVSHLHDQEKNRDEGARDDVSSAVEVVARNFFPLTPDPKGFSDAKVLKKEASEGEEEEERCSGVSTELTLLYDPYKIKKKLAKGDLGHLSRLLIPRPGVLRHVLPSMSKERVERVKSEKGDKVVVWDPDTRSEHRLVFIYWKSSKSYVLKGGWKKEFVERKGLADGDEIGIYWDPIASSFVFGLLCKAN from the coding sequence ATGGACTATTCGGCATGCGTTTCTCATCTGCACGATCAGGAGAAGAACCGCGACGAAGGGGCCAGAGATGATGTTTCATCTGCAGTAGAGGTGGTGGCTCGCAACTTTTTCCCCCTCACGCCTGATCCCAAGGGTTTCTCGGACGCGAAGGTACTGAAGAAAGAGGCCtcggaaggtgaagaagaggaagagagatgcAGTGGCGTTTCCACAGAGTTGACGCTGCTCTACGACCCTtataagataaagaaaaagcttGCGAAGGGCGATCTCGGCCACCTGTCGAGGCTGTTGATACCGCGGCCGGGCGTTTTGAGGCACGTGCTCCCGTCGATGAGCAAAGAGAGAGTGGAGCGAGTCAAGAGCGAGAAGGGTGACAAAGTCGTCGTGTGGGACCCGGACACGCGCTCCGAGCATCGACTGGTGTTTATTTACTGGAAATCGTCGAAATCGTATGTGCTGAAGGGGGGTTGGAAGAAGGAGTTCGTGGAGCGGAAGGGGTTGGCGGACGGCGATGAGATCGGGATATACTGGGATCCTATTGCAAGCAGTTTCGTTTTCGGTCTTCTCTGCAAGGCGAATTAG